The following are encoded in a window of Verrucomicrobiia bacterium genomic DNA:
- the purF gene encoding amidophosphoribosyltransferase — protein sequence MMTPREIREKCAVFGICGAEDAARITFFGLYALQHRGQEGSGICCSDGTTLRAHRQAGLVNQIYTEEVIAKLHGSLAIGHNRYSTSGGSDHDHIQPIMGKDRLVAVAHNGNLPSTAALEVFLKKHGIAAQNLTDSEMMAAAIKYYLIQGHSLSKAVAKAFPLFTGAFSLLVMTSDTLVAIRDHCGIRPLALGQLEKAYVVASETCAFDTIGATFMREVLPGEMVTITAGKLKSQQLAPPNQKLDIFEFVYFSRPDSYILGKSVDQVRKNMGAELARETEGLEADIVVPVPDSGITAAQGYAEASGIPLSFALIKNRYIGRTFIQPEQQMRDVAVRMKLNPIRSALAGKRVILVDDSIVRGTTSPQVIKLLKAAGAREVHFMVSSPPFRYPDFYGMDVPSQEHLIAVHKTEEEIRDFLGVDSLHYLSYPGLIAATELPEDQFCTSCFSGIYPIDLHERAEEVTTLPHWHGKQETLGL from the coding sequence ATGATGACCCCACGCGAAATACGGGAAAAGTGTGCCGTATTTGGCATATGTGGGGCAGAGGATGCGGCACGGATTACCTTCTTTGGGCTCTATGCGCTGCAACATCGCGGGCAAGAAGGGTCGGGTATTTGCTGCTCCGATGGAACCACACTGCGTGCCCACCGCCAGGCGGGACTGGTCAACCAGATTTACACTGAGGAAGTTATCGCCAAGCTCCATGGCTCCCTTGCCATTGGGCATAACCGCTACTCAACTTCGGGCGGCTCTGACCATGACCATATCCAACCCATTATGGGAAAGGACCGACTGGTAGCCGTAGCCCACAACGGCAACCTCCCTTCTACCGCCGCCCTGGAAGTCTTCCTCAAGAAGCACGGCATTGCTGCCCAAAACCTGACCGATTCCGAGATGATGGCTGCTGCCATTAAGTACTACCTTATCCAAGGCCACTCCTTGAGCAAGGCAGTTGCCAAGGCATTCCCCCTCTTTACTGGCGCATTCTCCCTTCTTGTCATGACCTCGGATACGCTGGTCGCCATTAGGGATCACTGCGGCATCCGGCCACTTGCCCTAGGGCAACTGGAGAAAGCCTATGTAGTGGCCTCGGAAACATGCGCTTTTGATACCATCGGCGCCACCTTTATGCGTGAGGTGCTCCCCGGTGAAATGGTTACCATTACTGCAGGCAAGCTGAAAAGCCAGCAATTAGCCCCGCCCAACCAAAAGCTGGACATCTTTGAGTTCGTCTACTTCTCCCGACCTGACAGCTATATATTGGGGAAAAGCGTAGATCAGGTACGCAAGAACATGGGTGCAGAGCTGGCCCGTGAAACCGAAGGGCTAGAGGCTGATATTGTTGTCCCCGTCCCAGACTCTGGCATTACCGCGGCGCAAGGGTACGCGGAAGCGTCTGGCATCCCCCTTTCTTTTGCCCTCATTAAGAACCGGTACATTGGCCGCACCTTCATCCAACCCGAACAACAAATGCGGGATGTTGCCGTACGCATGAAGCTCAACCCTATCCGTTCCGCCTTGGCGGGTAAGCGGGTTATTTTGGTAGATGACTCCATTGTCCGCGGCACCACGTCCCCGCAAGTAATCAAACTCCTTAAAGCTGCGGGCGCCCGTGAAGTGCATTTCATGGTGAGCTCCCCTCCATTCCGCTATCCAGACTTTTACGGGATGGATGTCCCGTCGCAAGAGCATCTCATTGCAGTACATAAAACGGAGGAGGAAATAAGGGACTTCCTTGGCGTAGATTCCCTTCACTATCTCTCCTATCCAGGGCTGATTGCTGCCACAGAATTGCCCGAAGACCAGTTCTGCACTTCGTGTTTTTCTGGCATCTATCCTATTGACCTACATGAACGGGCAGAGGAGGTAACAACCCTTCCGCACTGGCATGGAAAGCAAGAAACTTTAGGGCTATAG